A window from Prosthecobacter sp. encodes these proteins:
- a CDS encoding universal stress protein: MKTIVALVDFTDASSKVLKQTHALASALGSQVVLMHVVLREMPVATYGGEVPPIPIEPSPETILADQRQLDGLVESLTKLGVDARALQFKGPVAETVLAETPRLNADLVIMGSHHHSALYNLFIGSVTADVLKRAPFPVLVVPCDAPAQEKA, encoded by the coding sequence ATGAAAACCATCGTTGCCTTGGTGGACTTCACCGATGCCTCATCCAAGGTGCTCAAGCAAACCCATGCCCTGGCATCCGCCCTCGGCAGTCAGGTGGTTTTGATGCACGTGGTGCTTCGCGAAATGCCGGTTGCCACTTACGGCGGCGAAGTTCCACCCATTCCGATCGAACCCTCGCCGGAAACCATTCTAGCGGACCAGAGACAGCTCGACGGGCTTGTGGAATCATTGACCAAGCTCGGGGTGGATGCTCGCGCGCTGCAATTCAAGGGCCCAGTGGCGGAGACCGTCCTGGCTGAAACACCACGATTGAACGCCGATCTCGTCATCATGGGTTCGCATCACCACAGCGCTCTCTACAACCTGTTCATTGGCAGCGTGACTGCGGACGTCCTGAAACGCGCGCCTTTCCCGGTGCTCGTGGTGCCGTGCGATGCTCCGGCGCAAGAAAAGGCATGA
- a CDS encoding TraR/DksA C4-type zinc finger protein, whose translation MDNHSQNPRLFFRIRGRVRLYDKLIDNPNIDLVMPAKSKKTAAKKPAAKKPAAKPVKKTPAKAVKPAAKSKSKPISKKAAPKKPAPKKPSPKPVKKTVIKKAPAKKPVSAKKPAVKAAPAKKTAAKAPAKAVTPAAKPAPAPVKPVVAPVKATKASKAAPAPLVPKGRTSVSTAGTPRSRANREEEGVTIEIAKGPVKMTPFLKKQKQRLVELRDAYLNSIEGVASETIRNENGDSSAFGMHQADAGSDAYDRDFALSLLGKEQDALYEINEALKRIETGTYGLCEGTGAKIPEERLEAMPFARYSVTYQEKLERNQMSGRWSRPVHSLFGLDNADDAADDDKDEDDATPAANNNNSGESLDFSKE comes from the coding sequence ATGGACAACCACAGCCAGAATCCGCGCCTCTTTTTCCGCATCCGTGGCCGGGTGCGGTTATACGATAAGCTCATCGACAATCCCAACATCGACCTAGTCATGCCTGCGAAATCCAAGAAAACCGCAGCTAAGAAGCCTGCGGCCAAAAAGCCTGCGGCCAAGCCAGTCAAGAAAACTCCCGCCAAGGCAGTGAAGCCTGCGGCCAAGTCGAAGAGCAAACCCATTTCCAAAAAAGCGGCGCCTAAAAAGCCTGCTCCGAAGAAACCCTCCCCCAAACCTGTGAAGAAAACCGTTATCAAAAAAGCCCCCGCCAAGAAACCCGTTTCCGCCAAAAAGCCCGCCGTCAAGGCTGCTCCTGCCAAAAAAACCGCCGCGAAAGCTCCTGCCAAGGCCGTCACGCCTGCCGCCAAACCGGCTCCGGCTCCCGTGAAGCCCGTTGTGGCTCCGGTCAAAGCGACCAAGGCATCCAAGGCCGCGCCCGCCCCGCTTGTTCCCAAGGGTCGCACCTCGGTTTCGACCGCCGGCACACCGCGTTCACGCGCCAACCGCGAAGAAGAGGGCGTCACCATCGAAATCGCCAAGGGGCCGGTGAAGATGACCCCCTTCCTCAAGAAGCAGAAGCAGCGTCTCGTCGAACTGCGCGACGCCTACCTCAACTCCATCGAAGGCGTTGCCAGCGAGACCATCCGCAACGAAAACGGTGACTCCTCCGCCTTCGGCATGCACCAGGCCGATGCTGGCAGCGACGCCTACGACCGTGACTTCGCCCTCAGCCTCCTCGGCAAGGAGCAGGACGCTCTTTATGAGATCAACGAGGCTCTGAAGCGCATCGAAACAGGCACCTACGGCCTGTGCGAAGGCACCGGGGCCAAAATCCCCGAGGAGCGCCTTGAGGCCATGCCTTTCGCCCGTTATTCCGTCACTTATCAGGAAAAACTCGAGCGCAACCAGATGAGCGGCCGCTGGAGCCGTCCGGTGCATTCCCTCTTCGGCCTCGACAACGCCGACGATGCCGCCGACGACGACAAGGACGAGGATGACGCCACCCCCGCCGCCAACAATAACAACTCCGGCGAATCGCTTGACTTCTCCAAGGAGTGA
- a CDS encoding class II fumarate hydratase, translating into MSTRIETDSMGEMSVPVDALYGASTQRAVLNFPVSGRPMPYPIVHAYGLIKWAAARVHHELGLLPKDQAELTEQAALEVAEGKLDAHFVLDIYQTGSGTSTNMNVNEVISNRACQLAGKPIGAKDPVHPNDHVNMGQSSNDTFPTAMHVAVAQELQNKLLPTLEKLQVALTTKGEEFWDVLKIGRTHLMDATPVRLGQEFNGYARQVEHGVDRVHKALKAIAELPLGGTAVGTGLNGHPDFPAKAIALLAEKTGIPFREAKDHFEAQSSKDALVEVSGQLKTIATSLFKIANDIRWLGSGPQCAIGEIALPATQPGSSIMPGKVNPVMCESLMQVCARVFGNDATVTWCAAAGSNFELNVMMPALAAALLESIELLTNASKIFCERCVVGIEARKQRCNDLIEYSLAMVTGLNSKIGYDKAAVIAKESAKTGIPVRTLCMDRLSELGITETELNEALDPARMCAPAVTAS; encoded by the coding sequence ATGAGCACGCGCATCGAAACAGACAGCATGGGCGAGATGTCCGTGCCGGTGGACGCCTTGTATGGGGCCAGCACACAACGCGCCGTACTGAACTTCCCCGTCAGCGGGCGGCCCATGCCCTATCCCATCGTGCATGCGTATGGTCTCATCAAGTGGGCCGCAGCTCGTGTGCATCACGAGCTGGGACTCCTGCCGAAGGACCAGGCGGAACTCACCGAACAGGCCGCGCTCGAAGTGGCGGAAGGGAAACTCGACGCCCATTTCGTGCTCGACATCTATCAGACCGGTTCCGGCACGAGCACGAACATGAACGTGAACGAGGTCATCTCGAACCGCGCGTGCCAGTTGGCTGGCAAACCCATCGGAGCGAAGGATCCCGTCCACCCGAACGACCATGTGAACATGGGGCAGTCATCCAACGACACCTTCCCCACTGCCATGCATGTGGCTGTCGCGCAGGAGCTGCAGAACAAGCTTCTCCCCACCCTTGAAAAACTCCAGGTCGCGTTGACGACGAAGGGGGAGGAATTCTGGGACGTGCTCAAGATCGGCCGCACCCATCTCATGGACGCCACGCCTGTGCGGCTCGGCCAGGAGTTCAATGGCTACGCGCGACAAGTCGAACACGGCGTGGACCGCGTTCATAAAGCCCTCAAGGCCATCGCCGAGCTTCCTCTCGGTGGCACCGCTGTCGGCACCGGGCTGAATGGTCACCCTGACTTCCCCGCGAAGGCCATCGCATTGCTCGCGGAGAAGACCGGCATTCCGTTCCGCGAGGCGAAGGATCACTTCGAAGCCCAGTCCTCCAAAGACGCCCTCGTCGAAGTCAGCGGCCAGTTGAAAACCATCGCCACCAGTCTTTTCAAGATCGCCAACGACATCCGCTGGCTCGGCTCCGGCCCGCAATGCGCCATCGGCGAGATCGCACTGCCTGCCACCCAGCCCGGCAGCAGCATCATGCCCGGCAAGGTGAACCCGGTGATGTGCGAGAGTCTCATGCAGGTCTGCGCGCGGGTCTTCGGCAACGACGCCACCGTCACCTGGTGTGCCGCCGCTGGCAGCAATTTTGAGCTCAATGTCATGATGCCCGCCCTCGCCGCCGCCTTGCTGGAGAGCATCGAACTGCTGACAAACGCCTCCAAAATCTTCTGCGAACGCTGTGTCGTCGGCATCGAGGCCAGGAAACAGCGCTGCAACGACTTGATCGAATATAGCCTCGCGATGGTCACCGGACTGAACTCAAAAATCGGCTACGACAAGGCCGCGGTGATAGCGAAAGAGAGTGCGAAGACCGGCATCCCCGTGCGCACTCTCTGCATGGATCGCCTGAGCGAACTTGGCATCACCGAAACCGAACTGAATGAAGCACTCGACCCCGCGAGGATGTGCGCACCTGCTGTGACAGCCTCCTAA
- the rpsR gene encoding 30S ribosomal protein S18, which produces MQPKTKERMSNFRRANRKMPRRRVDIPVEKISYTNPELLARFTTESGKLIPRRITGLPAWLHRKVVREIKRSRAVNLMA; this is translated from the coding sequence ATGCAACCGAAGACCAAAGAACGCATGTCCAACTTCCGCCGCGCGAATCGCAAGATGCCGCGTCGCCGTGTGGACATTCCGGTGGAAAAGATTTCTTACACCAATCCTGAGCTGCTCGCCCGCTTCACCACCGAATCCGGCAAGCTCATCCCCCGCCGCATCACCGGTCTTCCAGCCTGGCTGCACCGCAAGGTCGTGCGCGAGATCAAGCGCTCCCGCGCCGTGAACCTCATGGCTTGA
- a CDS encoding OsmC family protein, with amino-acid sequence MAVSISIDYEGGLRCRATHGPSQNQMVTDAPVDNHGKGESFSPTDLVATALATCMATVIGIKAQQKGYDLPGMKVSVEKHMSTDSPRRIVRLPITIEIPLPADHPDCKVLEATALGCPVHHSVHPDIDKPVTFVWSGK; translated from the coding sequence ATGGCCGTTTCCATCAGCATCGATTACGAGGGTGGCCTGCGCTGCCGTGCCACGCATGGCCCCTCGCAGAACCAGATGGTCACGGATGCGCCGGTGGACAATCACGGCAAAGGCGAGTCCTTCAGTCCCACCGATCTCGTCGCCACCGCGCTTGCCACCTGCATGGCGACGGTGATCGGCATCAAGGCGCAGCAGAAGGGCTACGACCTCCCCGGCATGAAGGTCAGCGTGGAAAAGCACATGAGCACGGACAGCCCGCGTCGCATTGTGCGCTTGCCCATCACCATCGAGATCCCGCTGCCCGCCGATCATCCCGACTGCAAAGTTCTCGAAGCCACCGCTCTCGGCTGCCCCGTGCATCACAGCGTGCATCCCGACATCGACAAGCCGGTGACGTTTGTGTGGAGCGGGAAGTGA
- a CDS encoding DUF1080 domain-containing protein yields MKLHLTLAALFTALSFASAEEKEIFNGKDLTGWEGNKDLWSVKDGAITGITPPDPADPKKGIIKHNTFLVWKGGTVADFELTFQFRIEKGNSGVQYRSKELTPGEFGPIISGYQADFEAGEKYSGILYEERGRGILALRGEKTVIKAGPDGKKPVVEKAGTVGDSAAIQAAIKKEDWNEYRIVAKGNHVQHFINGMQTVDVTDEDAANAPKEGLLALQIHQGPPMIVQFKNFKLVESK; encoded by the coding sequence ATGAAACTGCACCTCACGCTCGCCGCTTTGTTCACCGCGCTCTCCTTTGCCAGCGCCGAAGAGAAAGAGATCTTCAATGGCAAAGACCTGACCGGCTGGGAGGGCAACAAAGACCTCTGGAGCGTGAAGGACGGCGCGATCACCGGCATCACGCCACCTGACCCCGCCGATCCGAAGAAAGGCATCATCAAGCACAACACCTTCCTCGTCTGGAAGGGCGGCACCGTGGCTGATTTCGAGCTGACGTTCCAGTTCCGCATCGAAAAGGGCAACTCTGGCGTCCAGTACCGCAGCAAGGAACTCACCCCAGGCGAGTTCGGGCCGATCATCAGCGGCTATCAGGCCGATTTTGAGGCCGGGGAAAAATACAGCGGCATTCTTTATGAAGAACGCGGTCGCGGCATTCTGGCCCTGCGTGGTGAGAAGACCGTGATCAAGGCCGGTCCGGACGGCAAGAAGCCGGTGGTCGAAAAAGCCGGCACCGTGGGCGATAGCGCCGCGATCCAGGCCGCGATCAAGAAAGAGGATTGGAACGAGTACCGCATCGTCGCCAAGGGCAATCATGTGCAACACTTCATCAATGGCATGCAGACGGTCGATGTGACTGATGAAGATGCCGCCAATGCGCCGAAGGAAGGTCTGCTGGCGCTGCAGATTCACCAGGGCCCGCCGATGATCGTTCAATTCAAGAACTTCAAGCTCGTCGAATCGAAGTAA
- a CDS encoding complex I subunit 1 family protein: MFTPLLANLDLIALAASVGKIVFLTFLVILPLVSIAVYFERRISAVIQDRVGPNRVGVPLTLLGFKKDWQPFGIGGLAQAAADGLKFILKEDFVPAHVRTFYYWLAPCMTVVPALLTCVVLPFGSELNLSFLGLAEPIKMVIADLSVGPLFTFAIASLGVYGIVLAGWASNSKYPFLGGVRASAQMISYEISLGLSVIPVLMIFGELNLTKMSAFQDANGWLLLPLWGEGLSVARWVLLIPIAISFVIFTVSMFAETNRLPFDLAECETELVAGYHTEYSSMKFALFFMGEYAAMIIGSGMAVTLFLGGWSIPCWPLLEKIIPLQLHFSPGDTPLYTGLLHIATFFAKVFFFIVFFIVIRWTLPRFRFDQLMALGWKVFFELALANVFLTALLMWWFPLK, translated from the coding sequence ATGTTCACGCCACTGCTCGCCAATCTTGATCTTATTGCCCTCGCCGCCTCGGTGGGGAAGATCGTATTTTTGACCTTTCTGGTCATCCTCCCGCTGGTTTCGATCGCCGTTTACTTTGAGCGACGCATCTCGGCGGTGATTCAGGACCGCGTGGGGCCAAACCGCGTGGGCGTGCCGCTGACGCTGCTGGGCTTCAAGAAAGACTGGCAGCCCTTTGGCATCGGTGGTCTGGCACAGGCGGCAGCGGACGGCTTGAAGTTCATTTTGAAGGAAGATTTTGTTCCAGCCCATGTGCGCACCTTCTATTACTGGCTCGCGCCCTGCATGACGGTGGTGCCTGCCCTGCTCACCTGCGTGGTGCTGCCGTTTGGCAGTGAATTGAACCTGTCCTTTCTCGGGCTCGCCGAGCCGATCAAAATGGTGATCGCTGATCTGAGTGTCGGGCCGCTGTTCACCTTCGCCATCGCCTCTCTCGGGGTCTATGGCATCGTCCTCGCTGGCTGGGCCTCCAATTCAAAATACCCCTTCCTCGGCGGTGTGCGTGCGAGCGCGCAGATGATCTCGTATGAAATCTCGCTGGGACTGTCGGTCATCCCGGTGCTGATGATTTTCGGTGAGCTGAACCTGACCAAGATGTCCGCGTTCCAAGATGCCAACGGCTGGCTGCTGCTGCCACTCTGGGGCGAAGGCCTCAGCGTCGCACGCTGGGTGCTGCTGATCCCCATTGCCATTTCCTTTGTCATTTTCACCGTTTCGATGTTTGCGGAGACGAACCGCCTGCCCTTCGACCTAGCCGAGTGCGAAACGGAGCTGGTGGCAGGTTATCATACGGAGTACAGCTCGATGAAGTTTGCGCTGTTCTTCATGGGTGAATACGCCGCCATGATCATCGGCTCAGGCATGGCGGTGACGCTGTTCCTCGGTGGCTGGAGCATTCCCTGCTGGCCGTTGCTGGAAAAAATCATCCCGCTGCAGCTCCATTTCAGCCCCGGCGACACGCCGCTCTACACCGGCCTGCTGCACATCGCGACGTTCTTCGCGAAGGTGTTCTTCTTCATCGTCTTCTTCATCGTCATCCGCTGGACGCTGCCGCGCTTCCGCTTCGATCAGCTCATGGCGCTCGGCTGGAAGGTCTTTTTCGAACTCGCCCTCGCGAACGTGTTCCTCACCGCGCTGCTGATGTGGTGGTTCCCGTTGAAGTGA
- a CDS encoding glycine zipper domain-containing protein translates to MSCLRMGGDAVPARIIWRKNTLAMKTLLLCTLLTSSSLVSCTSGPRAREGTVIGALGGAAVGGLASRSLGGAAVGAGVGALAGNVIGGSMDRRRR, encoded by the coding sequence ATGTCTTGCCTGCGGATGGGTGGCGATGCGGTGCCCGCTCGTATTATTTGGCGTAAAAACACTCTTGCTATGAAAACGCTCTTACTTTGCACTCTACTCACATCATCCTCATTGGTTTCCTGCACCAGCGGACCCCGTGCCCGTGAGGGAACTGTCATCGGTGCCCTCGGCGGAGCAGCCGTGGGCGGACTCGCTTCCCGAAGCCTCGGCGGTGCCGCCGTTGGCGCTGGCGTCGGTGCCCTGGCTGGGAACGTGATCGGTGGCTCGATGGACAGACGTCGCCGCTAA
- a CDS encoding peroxiredoxin produces MKTRLLMLTALFNALFGTAVAGEGEKVNYDAPAVSGINQDGATVNFADVYKKGPIVVFFYPKADTPGCTKQACSLRDAFADLTKDGVQVLGVSFDKPDAQKKFKDKFTLPYDLIADPEGKIVAAFKVEKMLKGALSLAKRSCFLIKDGKVVWQDYQASTDQQAADIKRVLGELK; encoded by the coding sequence ATGAAAACGCGCCTCCTTATGCTTACCGCCCTGTTCAACGCTCTCTTTGGCACCGCCGTCGCCGGAGAAGGTGAAAAGGTCAACTACGACGCCCCCGCCGTCTCCGGCATCAATCAAGACGGCGCCACCGTCAACTTTGCCGACGTGTACAAGAAAGGCCCCATCGTTGTCTTTTTCTACCCGAAGGCTGACACCCCCGGCTGCACTAAGCAGGCCTGCTCCCTGCGCGACGCCTTTGCGGATCTGACCAAGGACGGCGTGCAGGTACTCGGCGTCTCCTTCGACAAGCCGGACGCTCAGAAAAAGTTCAAGGACAAGTTCACGCTGCCCTATGACCTCATCGCCGACCCCGAGGGCAAGATCGTCGCCGCCTTCAAGGTGGAGAAAATGCTCAAAGGAGCGCTCTCGCTCGCCAAGCGCAGTTGCTTCCTCATCAAGGACGGCAAGGTCGTCTGGCAGGACTACCAAGCCAGCACCGACCAGCAGGCCGCTGACATCAAGCGAGTGCTTGGCGAGCTGAAGTAG
- a CDS encoding DUF4282 domain-containing protein, translating to MNAEQSPGSALSSLWQQIRAVLDLVLDLSFKRFVTPRLVRMLYVLSLLAASFYALSYMFSGFQNGTFTGIFQMVTAPLAFLLYLIVARVAVELILAIFRIADHIAPLNEEAGAKSAQAPPANQPL from the coding sequence ATGAATGCCGAACAGTCCCCCGGTTCCGCGCTTTCCAGCCTGTGGCAGCAAATCCGTGCCGTGCTCGACCTCGTGCTGGATCTTTCCTTCAAGCGCTTTGTCACCCCGCGGCTGGTGCGCATGCTGTATGTGCTGAGCCTGCTGGCGGCCTCGTTCTATGCGCTGTCCTACATGTTCAGCGGCTTCCAGAACGGCACGTTCACGGGCATTTTCCAGATGGTCACCGCACCGCTGGCCTTTCTGCTCTACCTGATCGTCGCACGCGTGGCGGTGGAACTGATCCTCGCGATCTTCCGCATTGCCGACCACATCGCGCCGCTGAACGAGGAAGCGGGGGCAAAGTCTGCCCAAGCTCCGCCTGCGAATCAGCCTCTGTGA
- the folE2 gene encoding GTP cyclohydrolase FolE2: protein MPALTDTQNERDDRRLPIDRVGVRSLRFPMRIRDRDAAVQHTVATVSLAVDLPHQFKGTHMSRFVEILHAHGTELTVSNIVAMPRELMKKLHADKAHVEMRFPYFRSKKAPVSGAEGLLDYGVVFEVNADAAKTDFVLTVEVPVATLCPCSKAISDRGAHNQRGTVTLAVRFTEPVWIEDLIELVESSASSELYSILKRPDEKHVTEAAYDNPVFVEDLVRNVAVKAKAHTKITWFRVEAENYESIHNHNAWAVIESHTSPS, encoded by the coding sequence ATGCCCGCCCTCACCGACACGCAAAACGAACGCGACGACCGCCGTCTGCCCATCGACCGCGTGGGCGTGCGCAGTCTGCGTTTCCCCATGCGCATTCGTGATCGCGACGCGGCCGTGCAGCACACCGTCGCCACTGTCTCGCTCGCCGTCGATTTGCCGCATCAGTTCAAAGGCACACACATGAGCCGTTTCGTCGAGATTCTGCACGCGCATGGAACCGAGCTGACCGTTTCAAACATCGTAGCCATGCCGCGTGAGCTGATGAAAAAGCTCCACGCCGACAAGGCGCACGTCGAAATGCGCTTCCCGTACTTCCGTTCTAAAAAGGCCCCCGTTTCAGGTGCTGAAGGCCTCCTCGACTACGGCGTCGTCTTCGAAGTGAACGCCGATGCCGCCAAGACCGACTTTGTCCTCACCGTCGAAGTCCCCGTCGCCACACTCTGCCCCTGCTCGAAGGCCATCAGCGACCGCGGTGCGCACAATCAGCGCGGCACGGTCACGCTCGCCGTCCGCTTCACCGAACCGGTGTGGATCGAGGATCTCATCGAACTCGTCGAATCCAGCGCCAGCAGCGAGTTGTACAGCATTTTGAAACGTCCCGACGAAAAACACGTCACCGAAGCTGCCTACGACAATCCCGTCTTCGTCGAAGACCTCGTGCGCAACGTCGCCGTGAAGGCCAAGGCCCACACAAAGATCACCTGGTTCCGCGTCGAGGCTGAAAATTACGAATCCATCCACAATCACAACGCCTGGGCGGTGATTGAGAGCCACACTTCCCCTTCATGA
- a CDS encoding VanZ family protein: protein MQLPRFFSSPQLWRSFVILWAAVLYWLSEQSKLPSPGKFEGIDKIEHTLYFAAGGMCFLLSLRLAGFARKTAVAIVLTVLFCSIVGVLDEWHQTFTPSRSGGDLRDWIADTLGGFLGFFLALCAEKWLTSTGTTTSAAR from the coding sequence ATGCAACTGCCGCGTTTTTTCTCCTCGCCCCAACTGTGGCGCTCGTTCGTCATCCTTTGGGCGGCCGTTCTCTACTGGCTCTCAGAGCAGAGCAAACTGCCCTCGCCTGGGAAATTCGAGGGCATCGACAAAATCGAGCACACACTCTATTTCGCCGCCGGTGGCATGTGCTTCCTGCTCAGCCTGCGGCTCGCCGGTTTCGCCCGCAAGACGGCGGTCGCCATCGTTTTGACCGTGCTGTTCTGCTCCATTGTCGGCGTCCTTGATGAGTGGCATCAAACCTTCACCCCTAGCCGTAGCGGCGGCGATTTACGGGACTGGATCGCTGACACGCTCGGCGGCTTCCTCGGGTTTTTCCTCGCGTTGTGCGCTGAGAAATGGCTCACTTCAACGGGAACCACCACATCAGCAGCGCGGTGA
- a CDS encoding universal stress protein, translating into MKTILALIDFSDVTPKIVEHAHAHAKAFGSDIVLMHVVPPEPLVVDFEPPAVPPDIFKERQRALLAMRDSLMEQGVNATAQLFGGLLLETVLAQIRQLNPDVIIMGSHGHGALYHLIVGSVTEGIIKHAARPVLVIPSMPAPETTPLKAAAKKTRRSMKTGTLIGALGGTPAPL; encoded by the coding sequence ATGAAAACCATTCTTGCCCTCATCGATTTCTCAGATGTCACCCCGAAGATCGTGGAGCACGCACATGCTCATGCGAAAGCTTTTGGCAGCGACATTGTTCTCATGCATGTCGTGCCGCCGGAGCCTCTGGTGGTGGATTTTGAACCTCCCGCCGTCCCCCCGGATATCTTTAAGGAAAGACAGCGGGCACTGCTCGCCATGCGTGACTCCCTGATGGAGCAAGGCGTCAACGCGACGGCGCAACTGTTTGGCGGCCTGCTGCTGGAAACCGTTCTGGCCCAGATCAGACAGCTCAATCCAGATGTCATCATCATGGGATCGCACGGGCACGGTGCGCTGTACCATCTGATCGTCGGCTCGGTCACGGAAGGGATCATCAAGCACGCCGCCCGGCCCGTGCTGGTCATACCAAGCATGCCTGCGCCTGAAACCACTCCTCTCAAGGCAGCCGCCAAGAAAACCCGGCGCAGCATGAAGACTGGCACGCTGATCGGCGCGTTGGGTGGAACACCTGCCCCTCTTTGA
- a CDS encoding alpha/beta hydrolase codes for MTLWKRLLRLVAIAILTPAIFLLGCQSSLIYHPNPCRPQHERMLSAMQGARVRFTTSQGTQTAFYIPPRASTPGLPPTIWLCFGGNGALALDWLHFTDAWDEQFAYLLVDYPGYGDCEGAPTPGRIRESSKAAFEALAKHLNTTKEDLQPRIAVLGHSLGAAAALMAAEDLDVRRAVLLSPFTTMTDMGRLVLGWPLCYLNLHRFDNRKTLRHVASRTGARLVIFHGAADEVIPAHMGRELAVAHPQVVTFHEVPDAHHNDILALISDRVGKAMTEVAGVTAQ; via the coding sequence ATGACACTTTGGAAACGCTTGCTGCGCCTCGTTGCCATTGCCATCCTCACCCCTGCGATATTCCTGCTTGGCTGCCAGTCCAGTCTCATCTACCACCCGAACCCCTGCCGACCGCAGCACGAAAGAATGCTGAGCGCCATGCAAGGTGCTCGCGTTCGCTTCACCACCTCGCAGGGCACGCAGACGGCGTTTTACATCCCGCCACGCGCGAGCACGCCGGGCCTGCCGCCAACGATCTGGCTCTGCTTCGGTGGGAACGGCGCTCTGGCGCTCGACTGGCTGCATTTTACGGACGCGTGGGACGAACAATTTGCATACTTGCTCGTCGATTATCCCGGCTATGGCGACTGCGAGGGTGCGCCGACGCCGGGGCGCATTCGTGAGAGCAGCAAAGCGGCTTTCGAGGCGCTGGCGAAGCATTTGAACACGACCAAAGAAGATCTACAGCCACGGATCGCAGTGCTGGGCCATTCGCTCGGCGCTGCGGCGGCGCTGATGGCGGCGGAGGATCTCGACGTGCGCCGCGCGGTGCTGCTCTCCCCTTTCACCACGATGACGGACATGGGCCGCCTCGTGCTCGGCTGGCCGCTGTGCTATTTGAACCTGCACCGCTTCGACAATCGCAAGACGCTGCGCCACGTCGCCTCGCGCACGGGTGCGCGCCTTGTGATCTTCCACGGTGCGGCGGACGAGGTGATCCCTGCGCACATGGGGCGTGAACTGGCGGTGGCGCACCCGCAGGTGGTGACGTTCCATGAGGTTCCGGACGCGCATCACAACGACATTCTGGCGCTGATTTCGGATCGGGTCGGCAAGGCCATGACAGAGGTCGCGGGCGTGACGGCCCAGTGA
- a CDS encoding plastocyanin/azurin family copper-binding protein → MSAHSPSSEKSSSIWSTLNAIIGTVIGGVVLLWVLAFMWKGWISLRPKPKAETPAAVAAAPVAGAAAPAATSAPAANLPVLEVTIKPDSANPLAYDTKSISAKAGQKVKVTFINIHPTLPQPHNFVLGKLGTKDKMMTIAMSAITLVDKGYIPDSPDILAHTKLLNPGQTESIEFTLPAAGEYPYFCTFPGHVAIMNGILTVQ, encoded by the coding sequence ATGTCCGCGCACTCCCCTTCCTCGGAAAAATCATCCTCCATCTGGTCCACTCTCAATGCCATCATCGGCACCGTCATTGGCGGCGTTGTCCTGCTCTGGGTGCTGGCTTTTATGTGGAAAGGATGGATCTCCCTGCGTCCGAAGCCGAAGGCAGAAACGCCTGCTGCCGTTGCCGCAGCCCCGGTCGCTGGTGCGGCTGCACCCGCCGCCACTTCGGCCCCTGCCGCCAATCTCCCGGTGCTCGAAGTCACCATCAAGCCTGACTCTGCCAACCCGCTGGCCTACGATACGAAGAGCATCAGCGCCAAGGCTGGCCAGAAGGTGAAGGTGACCTTCATTAACATACATCCTACCCTGCCGCAGCCGCACAATTTCGTGCTCGGCAAGCTCGGCACGAAGGACAAGATGATGACCATCGCCATGAGCGCGATCACGCTGGTGGACAAGGGCTACATCCCCGACTCGCCCGACATTCTCGCCCACACCAAGCTCCTCAACCCCGGCCAGACCGAGTCCATCGAGTTCACGCTGCCTGCCGCCGGTGAATACCCCTATTTCTGCACCTTCCCCGGTCATGTCGCGATCATGAACGGCATCCTCACCGTGCAGTAA
- the rpmG gene encoding 50S ribosomal protein L33 encodes MPREIITLECTEAKAAGMPPSRYVTTRNKKSVRTPGRLEKVKFNHFMKKRTLHRETR; translated from the coding sequence ATGCCGCGAGAAATCATCACCCTTGAATGCACTGAAGCGAAGGCCGCAGGAATGCCGCCCTCCCGTTACGTGACCACGCGCAACAAAAAGAGCGTCCGCACTCCGGGTCGTCTTGAGAAGGTGAAGTTCAATCACTTCATGAAGAAGCGCACCCTGCACCGCGAAACCCGCTAA